The DNA window GCAACACGCATGCCCGCGAGCTTAGTGGTAGCCGAGGAGTCGCCGTCCGCGGCGTTCGTCGTCCGGTGGGTTGGCCTCGGTCAGTAGGTCGTGACGTCCGGGGTCGGCTCACCCATCGTCGGCTCAGTGCGTCGTCGGTGCTGACCGGACCCAGCGGGAGAAGACGAATCCGTCGTCGTCGGTGAGGATCGTCTCCGCCCGCATGCTCCGCAGCACCCCGGGTCGACGGTCGTGCGCGATCCGGCCGGCGTCGCCGGACACCAGGTTCGGGCTGATGGTCAGACACATCTCGTCGACGAGATCCTCGGTGACCAGGGACCCGAGAAGTGTCGGTCCACCCTCGCAGAGGACACGGTGCCAGCCTCGTTCCGCGCATCGGTCGAGCACGATCGGGAGGTCTACGGTGTCCTCGCCGCAGTCGATCAGGGTAGCGCCCGCGTCGACGAGCGACTGCCGGTTCTCCCGGGGTGCATCACGGCAGGTGAACACCACCGTGTCGGGATTGCCGAGCGGCGGATA is part of the Gordonia bronchialis DSM 43247 genome and encodes:
- a CDS encoding pyrimidine reductase family protein; protein product: MYHLQKATQVTSGTDDAATLRWLAQTYAYPPKPTSPPCLTRPYVRANFVSSIDGAVTHNGRSAELAGPGDHALFHVLRALADVVLVGARTATVEDYGQPAEYPVFAGDRRRAEQTPAPALALVSRTLAFPIGYPPLGNPDTVVFTCRDAPRENRQSLVDAGATLIDCGEDTVDLPIVLDRCAERGWHRVLCEGGPTLLGSLVTEDLVDEMCLTISPNLVSGDAGRIAHDRRPGVLRSMRAETILTDDDGFVFSRWVRSAPTTH